A stretch of DNA from Drosophila virilis strain 15010-1051.87 chromosome 5, Dvir_AGI_RSII-ME, whole genome shotgun sequence:
ACGCTGAGCAGGATTGCAAGACGGTGTTTGAACAGGACGGCAGCACGGTACGCAGACGCGGCTGTGCCGACGATGTGGATGATTATGAGGATCTCTACTGTCGGCAAAACCCCGAGCTCTGCTTCACTTGCAAGTCCAACGAATGCAACGATGCCTGGAACCTGGCTGATTACACAAGCTGTGTCTTCTGCAACTCGGCGACAGATACTGAGTGCATTACCTATCCACAGAGCGCCGACCTTGCCACGCGCCAGTGTGTGGGCAAGTGTATGGTGGCATTGGTGGGCAAGGATGTGTTACGCAGCTGTCTGGACGACAAGGAGGCATTCGATCGTGTTGCCTGCACCAGTGACGAAAGCGGCAACAACTGCGCTGCCTGCGAGGACGGAAAGTGCAACACATTCCCCTTCCCGGCAGATCGTTTGAGCTGCCACGTTTGCACTGGCAGCAGTGACTGCAGCTCAAGCCATACACAATCCTGCATCGCCTATGAGAAGGACGACTTTTGCTTCGCCAAGTACAACGATGGTGCCGTCGAACTTATGGGTTGCGCGAGCAGCCAAAACAGCAGCGATCTGGAGCATTGGCGTGAAGCCAATCTGTTGCATGAATGCACAAGCAACGACTGCAACGAACTGAGTCGCCTGCCTTCCAGTGACGTTTGTCTGGCCTGTGACTCCAGCAAGACGCCCGACTGTGCCCAGTCGCCCACTGACGTGTCCAGCACGCAAACCTGCCATGCACCCTTGGCGGACTGCGTCACCCGAATAGAAAATGGACACACCATACGTGGCTGCCTGAGCAGTCTGAGCAGCACCGAGGGCACCGCCTGTGTGGCCAATGGCACCTGTGCCGGCTGCGCCGGTGAAAAGTGTAACGTAGACATCTTCCCGGCCAATCGGCGGAGGTGTCACATTTGTGATTCAACCAGTTCCAACTGCGAAGAAGAACCAAATCATCTGGCCATTTGCCCCATCTATGCCGCTGACGACACTTGTGTCTCTACCCGTGGCTCCGACAACTACATACGGCGCGGCTGCGGCAGCCAACTTGAGTGTGAGCTCGATGACGAGGACCATTGCAATGTGTGCAATACAGATGGCTGCAACACGGTCAAGTTTAACGGCTCCGCTGCGCTCAGTGGCTTTGGAATTGCATTGACGCTCCTCTGCGGCCTGGTAGCCAGCGGCTGGCGGCTTTAGTAGCACCTGATCCCCATCCACCTATCACTTACTTGCCATAGCTCATAGTTAAATAGATGTACATAGAATATATTCTATACGAAAAAGCTTAAATTAAAACGACAATATTTTAgaatcatatacatatactgagtactttttctttaatttcagCGGATTTACCCACAGCTCCTGTGTTATGATTCGCCCGTACTCCTAATTTACTTATAGTTTTGAGTCAAtcagttataaaaaaaaatcgatcGAATTGTAAGCATAAATGCTTCATTCATGGGTATTTCCACAAAATTTTACACAGTTGCGTAAACTTAAGTCTCTTAAAGCAAGGTAACTGCATTACAAATTTTAGCTTCCAACCTCTTAGACGCGGCTAATATAAACTTCCTTTGTACGGATCAAGTTTTTTCTCCCCCTTTTTCGTAAGAACACAAATGAAGCTTTCGACAATATGACACGATATTAAAATAGAAGCTGGCAAGCTAATGCCATCAAAGAGCAATGCTTTATGTTACTCATGGTCATATACGATTTATCTTAGGCTTCTTTATCCTATCGCGATTTTGCCCAGTAGCTTTGTATTTGGGATAAAATTGCTGTCCCCTAAATTGCCACCCATAAATCTGAGCGTAATTGCTTATTGCCATGTCcagcaattaaaagcaaatcaaatggCAAGGCGACAAGTATTTTTGTTGGTCTTTTTATTCGAATTGCTATAAGTTCATAGAGTGCCGCCAGTTGACCACACAAATTGTCAGTTGTAGCTAATCTTGATGGCAATAGAAAGTGACAAATTGAACTAAAATTCGTTTAGGGGGAGCTTACGTGCACCCAAGTTTCGCATTTATGTGAGCTCTATTATTCTACAATTTGGACTGtacaaaaatttcaatttgtgctTTGTTCAGGCCCATGATGAGTTTAATCTTAAACTACGGcaatttccatttgcattttatttccaATGGTTGCGTTTGGCAATTTCTTCAAAACTCCTTAGAAGCAAGGGGTGGGTAAGCACAGTTCCCGGTTGACAAGTTTCACTTTTCAACTTTATTCGAGCACGAAATTGACGTGGCAGACGCACAAGATTTTTACGTCTAGCCCCTAAAGGCAATGCGAGTGGAGTTTTGGGAATTGAAAGAGTTTGGTACACACGTTTCTCTGTGTCTAGCCTGGTTGTAAACAAATAATGTAAAAATTCgtatatacatgtgtttacACTTTTCACAATTTAACAAACATGAAGTATCCATATGCCTAATACTCTGCTACCAGTATATCGATCAAATTGTTTGAAagggtattttttttaattgggTTTGTGATTTCAAGACAGTAAAGTAGATAGCTCGAAACGGTGACCTTTGATGCTATAAATTTTAGGATTTACAGTAAGgcaaaataaaagtatttaagttaaacaagtaagaagcTCTAGTCGGGTTttcccgactaggagatacgcTGAATCCACCAACCCAGCTCGCGCTACGAGCTCATATGCTGTAAcagtaatatatattaaaaaaaaaaataaaactaaaatagtTGACtcaataaaactaatataccGCCCCTGCAATACCAATAGACGATAGTCTTCATAATCTAAAATCACATACAACCTAAGACGTTTAATCGTAATTCGCGCTTTTATTTACGAATGAAGTACACAAATGCGTGTCTTGAGCTAGATATTTGTTCTGTGTAAAATTAGAATTTACCCACATCCAACAATCTTTGATTCCACGAAATGATCGATCACAGCACCTGCCAAGGCCGTGTTGTTGCTTTAATCGCAATCACAGTTGATAACTCCATGCAGCTGTCACAACAAACCGCCCGTTAACCCAGCTGTTGTTGACCAATTTATTTAGCCCCGTTTATAGAagtggttgctgctgccgccgcccagTGCATACTGCCCACCACTCGCCACTCAGTTGCTGACAGCGACAGCCACATTTAAAATCTATTAGTTCACCAACTGCAAATGCCGGCAATTGCCAAATGGGCAACTGGCGGCTGGCGTCTGGCGACTGCctgtttctgttttctgttcATGTCCGCGCCAACAGagagcaaacaaatttaataaagcgTCGCATTCGCAACCAAAACTGGACCTCATCCCCGCCAGCCAACCCGGCAGCAAGCCAGCGCTTCGTATGCTGTAAATTAtgtgcaacaaataaattattttcagctctgtcatttgattaaaatgtttaagtgCAACACCAGGCAatggaaaataaattgcaatgaTGTTGCACGCTGACGGCCACAGGGCGGGCCAAtctgttgcatgcaacatggTGACCCAACTGCTGCAAGATCTTTAACCAAGCTTGTGTCTGCGATTCAATCAAGGTGACACCCTGTTTTGTTTGCTCTTTTGTGTttaatgattgtttttaaataaaagtaaagtttttgaaaatggaaaatgtataaaaaaacgtCGCACTTgcttgatcaagaatatgtatatattatggggtcgaagatgcatCCTTCTGCCTGTACATGGCATCTTTGATGCCGCTTCCCAAATTAGCATATCAGCTTTAACAGCAACGTTTAATAAGTAGTAATAAAAAACTGGCAAACCAAAATCCATCTCCTTTTCTATATCTCTACTATTTCGCATTTGTAACAATTTACATAGCATCTAGCTTTTATCAAGATTTGCAGCCAATTGATCATATGAAGCACCCCATTCACATTAaaaattccaataaaaagatatttacaaaataatttatacgaCTTGTAGCTCACACAGAAACACATCACATCAATATTGCCTTCAGATCACAAAGGTTAAACCTTGGTCTGTACCTTGCGTAGACCCGACTTCTTGGACGGCTTCagaacaaaaaacgaacacaTAAGCGTCTCATCGACGGACATCATAGCACCTGCGTTATCGAACTCGCCGCAGTAGTTGGGGGCCGAGAAGATTGTTATAAGCTGGCGCTTGGCAAAGAACTCGTACCCATCCTCGACTACTTGATGAGCACGACAGATCAAATCAAACTTGAAGCGATGCACAAACTTGCCCACCGTATCTGCACCGAATGTGACACTAACTCCACGATCATTATCGCTCCAGCCCATAATCTTGGCATCCGGATCGGCCCATAGCAAGTCGCAGAGCAGACCCTTGTCAGGGACCTCGCACGGTCGCGGTAGCTTAGTTATTTGGGTCATGTTGTTCAGCTCAGGACTGAGCCCACCATGACAGCAGAAAATCTTCGTGTCCACAATGGCAGCCACCGGCATGCAGTTATAGCAGTCCACAAAGGTTCGCCACAATTTGATAGTATAACGCCGCTTACACTCATCATAGAATCCATAGATGCGGTTGATGCCAGCACTTTCGTGATTTCCACGCAGAACAAAGAAGTTTTGTGGGAACTTGATCTTGTATGCGAGCAACAGGCATAGCGTCTCAATGGATTGCTTACCACGGTCCACATAATCGCCTAGGAACAAATAGTTTGAGGCGGGTGGATAGCCGCCGTAGTCAAACATCCTCAATAAATCCGTAAACTGGCCATGTAAGTCGCCGCAAATCTTAACCGGCGCTGAAAGCTCCAGCAACATGGGCTGCTGAAGAAAAACATCTCTACAGCGCAGG
This window harbors:
- the LOC6627019 gene encoding serine/threonine-protein phosphatase alpha-2 isoform, with protein sequence MAVQATQSQRLSIVGEAANIDQIILNIIDVRRIKQLHLTETDIRSLCLRCRDVFLQQPMLLELSAPVKICGDLHGQFTDLLRMFDYGGYPPASNYLFLGDYVDRGKQSIETLCLLLAYKIKFPQNFFVLRGNHESAGINRIYGFYDECKRRYTIKLWRTFVDCYNCMPVAAIVDTKIFCCHGGLSPELNNMTQITKLPRPCEVPDKGLLCDLLWADPDAKIMGWSDNDRGVSVTFGADTVGKFVHRFKFDLICRAHQVVEDGYEFFAKRQLITIFSAPNYCGEFDNAGAMMSVDETLMCSFFVLKPSKKSGLRKVQTKV